Proteins encoded by one window of Procambarus clarkii isolate CNS0578487 chromosome 92, FALCON_Pclarkii_2.0, whole genome shotgun sequence:
- the LOC123775000 gene encoding acidic mammalian chitinase, with protein sequence MMKYLTALCVLAVTLALSESAMVCYFGSWAGYRSGDGKFEAANIDPNICTHVIYAFAGLNTDYTIKVLDPYNDLCVDYGKCGYDKFTDLKSQNADLFTLLGVGGWNEGSTSYSNMAADSFKRKTFIDSTIVLLKTHKFDGLDLDWMYPTQRGGSFVDKVNYITLLRELDEALHSNDMLLMVGVSAARDIIDAAYDIPAMVPYVDLVNVMTYDYYGSWDPYTQHQSGLYPYPGETGVNLILNQNFSINYWIDGGMPSTKLTMAVPTFARCWTLDNEAIHGYNAPASNPGTAGPYTATAGLLGYNEICNYINKESWTVTVAEGCNEPYAYSIPHYKIWCSYENHDSAAIKAQYVKDKNLAGVLVWSLEMEDFHGRCSDRPYDLIKTMVEVLEDDTSTTLAP encoded by the exons ATGATGAAGTACTTGACTGCACTCTGCGTCCTCGCGGTCACGCTCGCGCTCTCAG AGAGCGCGATGGTGTGTTACTTCGGGTCGTGGGCGGGTTATAGGAGTGGTGATGGTAAGTTTGAGGCGGCCAACATCGACCCTAACATCTGTACTCACGTCATATATGCCTTCGCTGGCCTCAACACCGACTACACCATCAAG GTGTTGGACCCGTACAATGACTTGTGTGTCGACTATGGCAAGTGCGGCTACGATAAGTTCACCGACCTTAAGAGCCAGAACGCCGACCTGTTTACACTGCTGGGTGTGGGCGGCTGGAACGAGGGATCTACTTCATACTCTAAT ATGGCGGCAGATTCCTTCAAGAGAAAGACTTTCATTGACTCTACTATAGTACTGCTAAAGACTCACAAATTCGACGGTCTTGACTTGGATTGGATGTACCCAACCCAGCGCGGCGGCTCCTTTGTGGACAAG GTAAATTATATAACCCTGCTGCGTGAGCTGGACGAAGCACTGCACTCCAATGATATGTTACTGATGGTCGGCGTGTCTGCTGCACGGGACATCATCGACGCCGCCTACGATATTCCCGCCATGGTCCCATACGTGGACCTAGTCAACGTAATGACCTACGATTATTACGGCTCATGGGATCCGTACACCCAACACCAGTCTGGCCTCTACCCTTACCCTGGAGAAACTGGCGTCAACCTCATCCTCAACCAG AACTTCTCCATAAACTACTGGATAGACGGAGGGATGCCTAGCACCAAGCTAACAATGGCTGTTCCTACCTTCGCCCGGTGTTGGACCCTGGACAATGAAGCCATTCACGGCTACAACGCCCCAGCAAGCAACCCTGGGACAGCAGGACCTTACACAGCCACCGCTGGCTTACTCGGCTATAACGAG ATATGTAACTACATAAACAAGGAAAGCTGGACAGTGACAGTGGCAGAGGGTTGCAACGAACCCTACGCCTACTCAATTCCTCACTACAAGATCTGGTGCTCGTATGAGAACCACGACTCTGCTGCCATCAAG GCGCAGTACGTCAAGGATAAGAACCTGGCCGGTGTGTTGG